The Prunus persica cultivar Lovell chromosome G8, Prunus_persica_NCBIv2, whole genome shotgun sequence genome includes a region encoding these proteins:
- the LOC18767697 gene encoding uncharacterized protein LOC18767697, producing MAFWGRISQSKLRQLSHHSKTIPYAALLNPTVSHSKACVSENPYLISHRGPTDFGSKVRFFAAPFKGSRKKIEKAASVPRLNEKIEAEFVRLVMDEGHCIVSRSEALERARKLELDLVEVECSSNPPVVKIMDFHKEKYKRVVREKERKIKSDKTLRSESKEVKFSPKTEAKDLRMKADMVKRFMEKGYRVKCTATDAEDKNLEALFAPLTVLIEDVALVDWEPTRGKGKEAFIIVRHRKFGPSKGAGKKTKTEEKTTTDVQMKGSDDANATTSQRDIRINTVPQKASSQSDISDSGLLHATPTRAHTVPLPPRESLDGTQNRYRNDPRNPFPPRGMDNRRPGMREPRQAQTNAPVFRNSTPPPNDIPKQEPSSPSAPRTTGPGYGIFSNQKGNAPPRHGVTDRVPANSNSPSSRPDSSQRPGAGIDKVGGFGIFSRESSGESPNRTFKPN from the exons ATGGCATTTTGGGGAAGAATCAGCCAGTCTAAGCTAAGGCAGTTGTCCCATCATTCCAAGACTATTCCTTATGCTGCTCTGCTCAACCCCACGGTTTCACATTCGAAAGCATGTGTTTCAGAAAATCCATATTTGATCTCTCACCGCGGACCAACAGATTTTGGCAGTAAAGTTAGATTCTTTGCTGCTCCATTCAAG GGAAGTAGAAAGAAGATAGAGAAGGCCGCGAGTGTTCCACGATTGAATGAGAAGATTGAAGCTGAGTTTGTTAGACTTGTGATGGACGAAG GGCATTGTATTGTCTCAAGGAGTGAAGCTCTGGAACGCGCAAGGAAACTCGAGCTTGATTTAGTTGAG GTTGAATGCTCGAGTAATCCTCCTGTTGTTAAAATCATGGATTTCCATAAAGAGAAGTACAAAAGAGTAGTAAGGGAGAAAGAGCGGAAAATAAAG TCTGACAAGACCTTGCGATCAGAGTCTAAGGAAGTTAAATTCTCTCCAAAAACT GAAGCAAAGGACCTAAGGATGAAAGCAGATATGGTGAAGAGATTTATGGAGAAAGGTTACCGAGTGAAG TGTACTGCCACGGATGCTGAGGATAAGAACTTGGAAGCATTGTTTGCTCCTCTCACTGTGTTG ATAGAAGATGTAGCTCTTGTTGACTGGGAGCCGACGcggggaaaaggaaaagaggcaTTTATAATCGTCAGGCATAGGAAGTTTGGCCCATCAAAGGGGGCTGGAAAGAAAACGAAGACTGAAGAAAAAACTACCACTGATGTTCAAATGAAGGGTAGTGATGATGCAAATGCTACTACTTCACAGCGTGATATTCGGATAAATACAGTGCCTCAAAAAGCTTCATCGCAGTCGGATATTAGTGATTCAGGCTTATTGCATGCCACACCTACCAGAGCACACACGGTTCCACTGCCACCGCGAGAATCTTTGGACGGGACCCAAAATAGGTACAGAAACGATCCAAGGAATCCTTTTCCACCAAGAGGAATGGATAATAGGCGCCCTGGAATGAGAGAACCGAGGCAAGCTCAGACCAATGCACCTGTATTTAGAAACTCGACGCCTCCTCCTAATGATATCCCCAAGCAAGAACCATCGAGTCCTAGTGCTCCCCGTACTACGGGACCTGGTTATGGGATCTTTAGCAATCAAAAAGGTAATGCTCCTCCTAGACATGGTGTAACGGACAGGGTCCCAGCAAATTCAAACTCACCCAGTTCAAGACCTGATAGTAGCCAAAGACCAGGCGCAGGCATTGATAAGGTTGGCGGATTCGGGATCTTCAGTAGAGAAAGCTCTGGTGAGAGCCCAAACAGGACATTTAAACCGAACTAA